The Elstera cyanobacteriorum genome includes the window GCTACGCATTTCCATGCGCGCCGAAATCAAACATCTGCACCATCGGCTGAACGTCACCACCATCTACGTCACCCACGATCAAGTGGAGGCGATGACCCTGGCCGACCGGGTGGCCGTCATGGAAAAGGGTCGTATCCGGCAGCTCGGCACGCCGACCGATATTTACAACAACCCCGCCAATCTGTTCGTCGCCGGGTTTATCGGCTCGCCGCCGATGAATTTGATCGAGGGCGATATCATCGACGGCCAATTCCGTGCCGAGGGGGTGAGTGTGCCCTTACCGTTCGCCGGGTCCCGCACTGATGTTGTCCTAGGTATCCGCGCCGAAGATTTACGCCTTACCGACCCGATGTATGGGCATTTCCGGCAAAAGGTTTACTCGGTGGAGCTTTTGGGGGATGCGACGTTGGTCAGCCAGCGCATTGGCGCGCGCTTGATCACGGCGCGAGCCGACAAGGGCTTCCGGATCGAGATGGGTGCGACCTCTGCCTTCGAGGCGGTGCCCAGCGCCTATTATTTGTTCGACCGGGTGAGCGGTGATCGTATCGCCCTGCCTGCGTAAAGGAAAACTCGATGACCAGTTTTGATCCCGTCGCCGCGAAACGCACGATTGTTCATGGCTATGCCCAGCTTCTGGCGCGCGAGAACCGGAGGCGTGCCGCCATCGATCCTGCCGCTTTCGCACCGCTGTTTGATGCCGATATTCTTTGGCACGCCCAAGCCCCCACCGATGACGTGCAGGGCCTGACCGCGTTGCACCGCGACGTTTGGCAGCCTTTGCTGATAGCCGTGCCCGATCTGGAGCGGCGGGACGATTTAGTGCTGGCGGGCAGCTATCAGGGCCATGATTTCGTCTCGGCCAGTGGTCATTATCTCGGTACCTTCACGGCCGACTGGCTGGGAATTCCGGCGACCGGATCGCCCGTCTACATCCGTTTCGGCGAATTTTATCGCTTCGAGGGCGGGCGCGTGGTGGAAGCCTATATTCTGTGGGATCTGCTGGAAGTGATGCGTCAGGCGCGCTGCTATCCCCTTGCCCCGCAATTCGGCATCGCCGGCCCCACCCCCGGCCCCGCCAGCCGGGACGGTGTGATGCTGGCCCCCACCGATCCCGCCGAGGGAGCCGAAAGCCTGCGTTTCACCGAAACCATGTTCGCGGGCCTTGGCAGTTACGATGGCAAATCCCTCGCCTCGATGGGGATGGAGCGCTACTGGCATCCCGATATGATGTGGTACGGCCCAGCGGGCATCGGCACCACGCGCGGCATTACCGGCTTTCAGAGCTTCCACCAGGGGCCGTTCCTCAACGCCTTCCCCGACCGCAAGGGCGGCAACCATAAGGCCCGGTTCGGCGAGCGGCAGTATGTTTGCTCGACCGGCTGGCCCAGCGTGCGCGCCACGCATACCGGCAGCGGCGTCTTGGGTCTGTCGCCCATTGGCGAACCGATCACGATGCGCGTGATGGATTTTTGGCGGCGCGACGGAGAGTTGCTCGCCGAGAACTGGGTGTTCATCGACATGATCGATCTCGCGCGCCAAATGGGTGTGGACGTATTGGCCCGGATGAAGGTGCTGCTGCAGGGCAGCCGCAACCGCGCAGTCTAATTTTGGGGAGATGGCAGCATGGCACAGTGGCTTAAAACCGGGGCGCAAGCATCGATCCAGCAGCGCGCGGAATCGGACGCCAAAGTTCGGGCGACCGTTGAAGAGATCATCGCCGATATTCAGGCGCGCGGGGATGTGGCCGCGCGAGAGCTTTCGGCCAAGTTCGACGATTGGTCCCCGGCGCAGTTTCGCCTGACCGAACGGGAAATCGAAACGGCCCTGTCAAAAGTCAGCAAGCGCGATTTGACCGATATTGCCTTTGCGCAGGAGCAAGTACGGAACTTCGCCAAGGCCCAACGCGCTGCCCTTCAGGATGTCGAGGTGGAGACCCTTCCCGGCGTGATCCTTGGTCATAAGAATATCCCGATGAATGCCGTCGGGTGCTACGTGCCGGGCGGCAAATATCCCCTGGTGGCGAGCGCGCACATGAGCGTCGTCACCGCGAAGGTCGCCGGGGTAAAACGGATTGTGGCGGCCGCCCCGCCGTTCAAGGGAGGGCCGCATCCGGCGATTGTCGCGGCGATGCATATGGGCGGGGCCGATGAAATTCTCGTGCTGGGCGGTGTGCAGGCCGTCGCTGCAATGGCGATCGGGACCGAAAGCATCGCCCCGGTCGATATGCTGGTTGGCCCCGGCAACGCTTTTGTTGCGGAAGCGAAACGGCAATTGTTCGGGCGGGTCGGCATCGATCTGTTCGCTGGTCCGACCGAAACCATGATTATCGCCGACGACACCTGCGATGCCGAACTCTGCGCGACCGACCTATTGGGTCAGGCCGAACACGGCCCCAACTCCCCTGCCGTGCTGATCACCACCTCCGAAAAACTGGCGCGGGCAACGATAGCCGAGGTCGAACGGCTGCTGACCATTCTGCCCACCGCCGATATCGCCGCCCTGGCGTGGCGTGACTATGGCGAGGTGATTCTTTGCGACTCGGTGGATGAAATGGTGCGCGAAGCCGATCGGATTGCGTCCGAGCACGTGCAGGTCATGACGGCAGACCCGGACTATTTCCTAAAGCATATGACCAATTACGGCGCGCTGTTCCTGGGGCCGCGCACCAATGTTGCTTTCGGCGATAAAGTGATCGGCACCAATCACACTTTGCCGACGCGCGGCGCGGCGCGCTACACGGGGGGGCTGTGGGTCGGTAAATTCCTGAAAACCTGTACCTATCAACGGGTGCTGACCGATAGCGCCAGCGCGCTGATCGGCGAATATTGCTCGCGTCTGTGCATGCTCGAAGGGTTTGCCGGTCACGCCGAACAAGCGAATGTCCGTGTGCGGCGCTATGGCGGCCGCAATATTCCCTATGCCACGGCGGCTGAATAAGGAAACGCTTTGATGATCGCTTTGCCCCAAACCCCCTCCTTCCGTCTGGATGGCCGCCGCGCGCTCGTAACTGGGGCGGGGCGGGGGCTTGGGTTGGCGATTGCAGCGGCATTGGCGGAAGCCGGGGCTTTTGTGACCTTGGTGGCGCGCACTGAAATCGAGATCGCGGCCGCGGCCGCAGCCCTGACCGCGCGCGGGGACCAGGCCGAGAGCTTGACGCTCGATGTGGGCGACAGCGCCGCAGTGGCAGCGGCCCTCGCGGCGCGACCCGCTTATGATATTCTGGTCAATAATGCGGGCACCAACCGCCCAAAGCCCATCGGCGAGGTCACGGCAGAGGATTACCGAGCCGTGATGGACTTGAACGTCGAAGCTGCTTTTCGCCTTACTCAAAGCGTGACCGGACGGTTGCGGGCAGAGGGGAAAGGCGGCACCATCATCAGCATTTCTTCGCAAATGGGCCATGTGGGGGCGGTCAACCGGGCGCTTTACTGTGCCTCGAAACATGCGATTGAGGGCATGACCAAGGCGCTCGCCGTTGAACTCGGTCCGTATGGGATTCGGGTAAACAGCATTGCCCCGACCTTCTTCGAGACGCCGTTGACCCGACCTTATTTCGACGATCCCGTCTTCAAAGCCTCGGTCTTGAGCAAGATCAAACTGGGCCGCCTTGGTCAACTGGAAGACATTATGGGGGCGGTCGTGTTTCTGGCCTCGGATGCCGCCGCGATGATTACCGGTACGTCGCTTCTGGTCGACGGCGGATGGACGGCGGAATGACGGTAAAACGGCCCGATAGCCCGAAGCGCCGGGTAACCTCGACCGATGTGGCGGCTCTTGCCAACGTGTCGCAATCGGCAGTATCCCGCGTTTTCGCTCATCACCCCAGTGTGTCTGACAAGATGCGCCGGGCGGTGTTGGAGGCGGCGCGCACCCTGGGGTATCGCCCCAATGCAATCGCCCGCTCGCTCATAACTCAACGCTCGCGCATCATCGGCGTGGCAATGGCCTATCTCGACAATCAATTCTACCCGGAAGTGCTGCAAAGCTTGTCGCGCGCGCTCCAAGCCTATGGTTATCAGATTCTCCTGTTCACGGCCGATGAAACGGGGGCGGCCGATCCAATGCTGGAGCAAGTGCTGTCTTACCAAGTCGATGCGCTGTTGCTCGCTTCCGTCTCGCTCTCGTCCCATATCGCCGAAGAATGCGAGTTGGCGGGCATCCCTGTGATTATGTTCAATCGCACCAGTTCCACCCCGGGGGCAGCGAGTGTCACAGGCGATAATTTTGCGGGCGGGCGGCAGGTAGCGGAATTCCTAGTGGCGGGCGGGCACCAGCGCTTCGCCTATATTGCCGGCGCTGCAGAAAGCTCTACCAACCGCGACCGGGAAGCAGGATTTTGCGCAGGCCTTGCCGCCCTGGGGATGGCGCAACCGATGCGGGTTCCCGGTCAATATGATTGGCAGAGCGCCCAGGCCGGCACGCGGCTGCTGCTAGGGCGCCCTACCCGCCCCGACGCGATTTTCGCGGCCAGCGATCTGATGGCGATTGCCTGCCTCGAGGTTGCCCGCACCGAATTCGGCCTGTCGGTTCCCCATGATCTGTCGATTGTCGGGTTTGACGACGTGGGTGTGGCGCGCTGGCCAAGTTATCAACTCACTTCTTTTGCCCAGCCGGTGGAAGCGATGGTCAGTGCTGCCGTTACGCTGATTCTGGAGCGGCTGGAAAGTCTTGCCGCCCCGCCGCGCCCCATTGTGATTCCCGGGCGCCTGATCGTGCGCCAAACCACCCGCCATCCCGCCCAGGGGCTTGTTGTCGAAGATGGGGAACGGGTGTGGCGCACGCCGTCTGAAACGACCGAGGGACCATGACACAGCCTAACGATCTGATGCAGGGGTTCGACCCGGCCTTCCGCGACCCCGCCCATTATATTCTCGATATCACGCAGCGGATCTGGGAAGGGCGCGGGCTGCCGTTGATTCGCGATTGGTATGCGCGTGACTGCCCGGTTCGCACCCCGCTGTCGGAAACCCGCGACGTCGACACCGTCATCACCGGCACGGCGGCTACCTTGGCGGCTTTCCCGGATCGGGAACTCCTGGCGGAGGATATAATTCTCGCCTCTCGGTCGCCGGGGTTCTACTCCTCGCATCGCATTTTTTCGCCTATGACCCATATGGGCGCTGGCAGCTTCGGCCCTCCGACCGGGCGCAGCCTGCGGGTTCGCACGATTGCCGACTGCCTCTGCCGCGATAATCGTATCGTCGAAGAATGGTTGGTACGCGACCAAGGCGCGATCGCCCGTCAGATCGGGCTTGATCTGCCGACCCTCGCCCTCAGCCTTCTCCGCCCTGGTCCCGATGGCGGTGCCCCCGGGCCGGATGCGTTGATCGCCCGTTGGACGGAGCCGGGGGAACCGATCCAGGTTGGCGATGTCAGCCTGCTCGCAGTGCTGCTGGAGGCGCTCGTTCGACTGTGGCAGGACGGGGATTTCCAGCAGATCGTGCGCCTCTATGACCGTGCTGCCAGCGTTTACGCGCCGGGTGGGGAAGAATGGGTTGGTTATCGCGCCATTGAGGTGGGCTGGTTGAGTTGGTTAGCGGCGCTGCCGCTTGGACGCTTTCGCCTGCATCACTTAATCTGCCGCACCGATTCAGGGCAACCACTGCGGGCCGCGTTGCGCTGGTCATATCACGCCGCCCACAGGGGCAGTGGCCGCTTCGGCTCCGCGAGCCAGCGGCCGATTGTGCTGCTCGGCCTCACCCACTGGGAGGTGATTGACGGCCGGGTACGGCGCGACTGGACGTTGATCGACGAGCTTTCGGTTTATGCTCAAATTCTCGCGCCTCACAGCGCGGGCTAAGGAGGCGCCCATGTTGCGCGATATCGAGTTTCTCGACCTCTCCCCCACCGCGATGGCGCAGCGTTTGGTGCGCTATGCCGATCTGGTCCCCTGTAGCAACGCCTTTGTCGATACCCGCACCCCTGGGTCCGACGCCAAGGAGAATTTCACCATTATCGGACCAGGCGTCGCAGAAAATCCCGACCAATTCGTGCATATCCGCGAACCGCACGGATTTAATATCGGCGGGGCACGACAGCCGGAAAACTGCATCAACTCCCAGCATAGTCACGAGACGGCAGAGGTCTTTGTCGTCCATACGGGACGTTGGCGGCTGATTTTCGGCCCCAACCGCGAGGATGGCACATTGGACATCGGCCCCGGCGATGTGGTGTCGGTGCCGACGCGAATGTTTCGCGGTTTTAAGAAGATCGATGCGGGGACCGGATTTCTTTGGGTCGTGCTGGGCGGCGACGATCCGGGCCGCGTGCGCTGGGCACCGGAGGTCTTCGAGTTGGCTGAGCGCTACGGCCTGAAACTACTGAAATCAGGCCTGTTGTTTGACATGACTAGCGGCACTCGCCCCCCAGTCGAGGCCGAGTTCGAAACTCCGCCCGCCGCCGACGAAGTTGCTGCGCTTGCGACCCCACCGCGCGCGCGACTGCTGGAGTGCTATCTTCCTGCTGCGGCGGTTCAGTCGAACCCCGCCTCGCTTCTCACGGG containing:
- a CDS encoding ABC transporter ATP-binding protein; amino-acid sequence: MMASIRFSNITKRWGSFVGVDNLSLDIADREFIVLLGPSGCGKTTSMRMVAGLDDPTLGDIFIGDRRVNDLEPKDRDIAMVFQSYGLYAHLSVYENIRFPLKVRGIPNAEHDAKVRAAAAMVELTEFLERKPKALSGGQRQRVALARAIVRQPNCFLMDEPLSNLDAKLRISMRAEIKHLHHRLNVTTIYVTHDQVEAMTLADRVAVMEKGRIRQLGTPTDIYNNPANLFVAGFIGSPPMNLIEGDIIDGQFRAEGVSVPLPFAGSRTDVVLGIRAEDLRLTDPMYGHFRQKVYSVELLGDATLVSQRIGARLITARADKGFRIEMGATSAFEAVPSAYYLFDRVSGDRIALPA
- a CDS encoding ester cyclase codes for the protein MTSFDPVAAKRTIVHGYAQLLARENRRRAAIDPAAFAPLFDADILWHAQAPTDDVQGLTALHRDVWQPLLIAVPDLERRDDLVLAGSYQGHDFVSASGHYLGTFTADWLGIPATGSPVYIRFGEFYRFEGGRVVEAYILWDLLEVMRQARCYPLAPQFGIAGPTPGPASRDGVMLAPTDPAEGAESLRFTETMFAGLGSYDGKSLASMGMERYWHPDMMWYGPAGIGTTRGITGFQSFHQGPFLNAFPDRKGGNHKARFGERQYVCSTGWPSVRATHTGSGVLGLSPIGEPITMRVMDFWRRDGELLAENWVFIDMIDLARQMGVDVLARMKVLLQGSRNRAV
- the hisD gene encoding histidinol dehydrogenase, encoding MAQWLKTGAQASIQQRAESDAKVRATVEEIIADIQARGDVAARELSAKFDDWSPAQFRLTEREIETALSKVSKRDLTDIAFAQEQVRNFAKAQRAALQDVEVETLPGVILGHKNIPMNAVGCYVPGGKYPLVASAHMSVVTAKVAGVKRIVAAAPPFKGGPHPAIVAAMHMGGADEILVLGGVQAVAAMAIGTESIAPVDMLVGPGNAFVAEAKRQLFGRVGIDLFAGPTETMIIADDTCDAELCATDLLGQAEHGPNSPAVLITTSEKLARATIAEVERLLTILPTADIAALAWRDYGEVILCDSVDEMVREADRIASEHVQVMTADPDYFLKHMTNYGALFLGPRTNVAFGDKVIGTNHTLPTRGAARYTGGLWVGKFLKTCTYQRVLTDSASALIGEYCSRLCMLEGFAGHAEQANVRVRRYGGRNIPYATAAE
- a CDS encoding SDR family NAD(P)-dependent oxidoreductase, yielding MIALPQTPSFRLDGRRALVTGAGRGLGLAIAAALAEAGAFVTLVARTEIEIAAAAAALTARGDQAESLTLDVGDSAAVAAALAARPAYDILVNNAGTNRPKPIGEVTAEDYRAVMDLNVEAAFRLTQSVTGRLRAEGKGGTIISISSQMGHVGAVNRALYCASKHAIEGMTKALAVELGPYGIRVNSIAPTFFETPLTRPYFDDPVFKASVLSKIKLGRLGQLEDIMGAVVFLASDAAAMITGTSLLVDGGWTAE
- a CDS encoding LacI family DNA-binding transcriptional regulator; protein product: MTVKRPDSPKRRVTSTDVAALANVSQSAVSRVFAHHPSVSDKMRRAVLEAARTLGYRPNAIARSLITQRSRIIGVAMAYLDNQFYPEVLQSLSRALQAYGYQILLFTADETGAADPMLEQVLSYQVDALLLASVSLSSHIAEECELAGIPVIMFNRTSSTPGAASVTGDNFAGGRQVAEFLVAGGHQRFAYIAGAAESSTNRDREAGFCAGLAALGMAQPMRVPGQYDWQSAQAGTRLLLGRPTRPDAIFAASDLMAIACLEVARTEFGLSVPHDLSIVGFDDVGVARWPSYQLTSFAQPVEAMVSAAVTLILERLESLAAPPRPIVIPGRLIVRQTTRHPAQGLVVEDGERVWRTPSETTEGP
- a CDS encoding ester cyclase, with product MTQPNDLMQGFDPAFRDPAHYILDITQRIWEGRGLPLIRDWYARDCPVRTPLSETRDVDTVITGTAATLAAFPDRELLAEDIILASRSPGFYSSHRIFSPMTHMGAGSFGPPTGRSLRVRTIADCLCRDNRIVEEWLVRDQGAIARQIGLDLPTLALSLLRPGPDGGAPGPDALIARWTEPGEPIQVGDVSLLAVLLEALVRLWQDGDFQQIVRLYDRAASVYAPGGEEWVGYRAIEVGWLSWLAALPLGRFRLHHLICRTDSGQPLRAALRWSYHAAHRGSGRFGSASQRPIVLLGLTHWEVIDGRVRRDWTLIDELSVYAQILAPHSAG
- a CDS encoding cupin domain-containing protein — encoded protein: MLRDIEFLDLSPTAMAQRLVRYADLVPCSNAFVDTRTPGSDAKENFTIIGPGVAENPDQFVHIREPHGFNIGGARQPENCINSQHSHETAEVFVVHTGRWRLIFGPNREDGTLDIGPGDVVSVPTRMFRGFKKIDAGTGFLWVVLGGDDPGRVRWAPEVFELAERYGLKLLKSGLLFDMTSGTRPPVEAEFETPPAADEVAALATPPRARLLECYLPAAAVQSNPASLLTGNGVDECGVIGPRASGDGFAPGPIVGWWHHGFTLRRLDLIPGGATPWHRRAEAEVLFVQSGSLEVAWPNGTLTLAAGDTLTLPVGLTRRFASPAETTQVFIVRGGDAPAAAERIAG